The genome window CTAGTCACGGATGAGAATGGACTTATTACGAATGCTAATGAAGCTTTTCTTTCCCTTATCGATCAAAAAAAAGAATCCCTTTTAGGGAAAATTGTCACAGAAATTATTTCTCTTGACACGGAAAAGATGGTTTTAAAAGGGAAAGAGTGGCATATTCAGCAAAAGCAGCAGGAAGGTGCATTTTTTTTCTTTCTTTCCGAGGATTCCGAGCTTAATGAAAATAATGAGCCACATAAAGGTTTTTCAGACTTATTGGATTCCGATCTGCCAATTTATACTTTTAAATATAGCGAGCGTCGTCTTCCTGAAGAGATAAGTCGGGCTCACAGATATCGACGGTGGCTTTCTGCTGCCCTTTTCAAAATGGATTTTCATAAAACAGAAACAGGACTTTTTTCTTCAGATGATGAAGATGATTTTTTCAAGGCATTTTGCAACTATGTATTTGAAAAAGTAAGAGAAAGTGATCTTTGTTTTCGGATGGGCAATAGAGAAGTGCTTGTCCTTATGCCGGAAACGCCTCAAAATGGAGCAAAAGAATTAGCTATACGATTGACACATTTTCCGAAGGATGTCAGTGAAGAATATGATATCGCCGAAACAGCACAGGTCTACTCAAGCATTACCTTTTATAATGGAAATCAAGAAACGACTGCGGAAAAAATTCTTCAAGCCTTGTACAGCAATTTAGCGTAATGGGAAAGGCAGCTTGAATAAAGTTACCTTTCCCATTCTTATTATCAACGTAAATTAAACTTCTACTGAAACTCCCAACCGACTTAAAACACCCTCGGCGAGAGAGTTAAAAAGCTCTTCATTCTTATATTTCTCTATATCGCCATGATCTGCCAGGCGTGCAAGCTCTGGGTCAATGGGGAATCGCCCGAGAGCAGGTATAGAGAACTCCTCTTCAATCTCTTGTACGTGACTCGGTCCAAAAACTTCCATCCTTTTTCCACAATCAGGACACTTAACGTAACTCATATTTTCAATAACACCAAGAAGTGGAATTTCCATCATTTGAGTCATATTGAGAGCTTTCTCCACTACCATAACGGAAAGCTCCTGAGGTGACGTAACTACGAGGAAACCGTTCAAGTCAATAGTCTGCATAACTGTGAGAGGCGCATCGGCCGTTCCAGGAGGAAGATCAACTATAACAAAATCCGTGCCATCCCATGCTACATCTTCCCAGAACTGTTTTATTACATTTCCAATGATAGGGCCACGCCATACCACTGGTTTAGTAGGATCGTCAAGAAGAAGATTGACAGACATAACTCTTATATTGAAAATAGAAGAAGCTGGAGGAACGATTCCCTCGGGGGTACCGTATGGAGCATCAGAAATTCCCATTAATTTGGGAACAGAAGGTCCCGTTATATCTGCATCGAGAATTCCTACAGAAAAACCTTTTTTCGCCAAAGCAACAGCCAACAAGCAAGATACGGAACTTTTTCCTACTCCGCCCTTACCGCTACCAACAGCTATTACGTGGCCAACATTCTTTTTCTTTTTAGCGCATCCGCTGCAACCTTCACAAGAAGATTTCCCGCAAGATTGTTCGCCGCATACATTATCTGACATTCATTTATCCTCCCCTATTGGAATCCCCTCAGAGGGGCTTTTTGTCTGTTTCTTTATACTCTTAGAGATTGTGAGCGTCAAGTTATTCACACTCTTGTCGCCATTCCTGAATAGTTGTATAGTGAGAAATTTGTCAGGAGGCGATGATGAAAAATGCAAATCCAAGCCTGGATAACATTAGGTATATTTATTACTATTTTAGCTATTATCGGAACGGGAAAACTCTCAAGAAGCGTAGCTGCTCTTCTTGGGGCAGCCTTTCTCATGGTAACACAGCTTCTTCCGGCAGATGTCGCTGTTCGTTTTATCGACTTTAACACTATTGGCCTGTTAATGGGAATGATGATTGTTGTCGGAGTCCTCTCAAAAACAGGTATTTTCCAATATATAGCCATTAAAAGTCTTAAGATGACCAAAGGTAATTGGCTTGTTACTGTTTTTGCCATTACTTTAACAACAGCAGTCCTCTCTGGTGTGCTTGATAACGTCACGACAGTATTGCTCATCAGCCCTATTATTCTTTCTCTGGCTGATATTATGAAATTCAACCCGGTTCCCCTTCTTATTTCAGAAGCTATTGCTTCGAATATTGGAGGGACGGCAACTCTTATTGGAGACCCACCAAACATTATTATTGGTTCTCATGCCCACTTTTCTTTTATGGATTTTATTGTGAATCTGACTCCCATTACCTTTGTCGTTCTATTTGTTACTGTGGGAATCATTGCCCTCATATATAAAAGAGACTTCAAGATTCAGCCCGAAGAATATGAGAAAATTCTTAAGGTTGATGAGAATGCTGCTGTGAAAAACATTCTGACTTTGAAAAAAGCCCTGATTATAACTGGTTTTATTCTTATTGGTTTCTTAAGTCATGGATTTTTACATGTTGAAGCAGCCGTTATTGCTCTTATGGGAGCATCTTTGCTTCTCGCCATCATTCCAGACAACGGAGACGAGATCATTCACAAAGACATAGAGTGGCCTACTCTTATTTTTTTCGCAGGACTCTTCATTATTGTAGGAGCCCTCAAAGAAACGGGAGTTATTTCTGCTCTCTCAAATATTTTAGGACGCCATCTCCACGGACACCCCATGGCAGCGTTACTTACCGTTCTGTGGTTTTCAGGCCTAACATGTGCTTTCGTAAATAACATTGGATTTACGGCAACTTTTGTCTATGTTATTGACGAGTTGGCTGGACAGGTGGGCATGCCCTCCGAGCCTCTTTTCTGGGCTCTTGCGCTAGGAGCCTGTCTTGGAGGCAACGGTAGCTTCCTCGGCGCAGCTGCTAACGTTGTGGTTGCAGATGTCGCCAATCGTTTCGGATATCCCATTACCTTCAAAGCATTTATGAAGACAGGTATGCTTAGTGTATTTATAGCAATGATTCTATGCAGCATTTACCTCGTTATCCGTTACAGAGCTTTTTTATAAAGATATAACTTCCCCATCAGGACTATAAAGAGGAGGAACGACCATGACTTTTTCAGGTCGTACTCCCTTTTCCTGAATAGCGTTGAGAGAAAGACGACCTGCAATGGCTCCCAGGTCAAAAGCAGGCCAATCAAGACAGTAGCACTTTAAAATTCTGGCGAGATCTGGATACCCGCAAAGAACAATATTCTCTCCTCCGCCAATCATATTTTTTTCATGAGTTGAATCTAATATATGAATAGGAAGAGCGCTCTTCAT of Aminobacterium sp. MB27-C1 contains these proteins:
- a CDS encoding diguanylate cyclase domain-containing protein; this translates as MLSWSTLPPFISLPILIGTILLAGGGERYFISLPFWALFIMSYITCTFLYAFFVTQNYKEGYIPLQFLAQGMLITMLAQHLGNPESLIWVGVATSTVGFILFANIIIRKRESDVSVDFSKSTPKPEDVLTDDSSFCTIPVPILVTDENGLITNANEAFLSLIDQKKESLLGKIVTEIISLDTEKMVLKGKEWHIQQKQQEGAFFFFLSEDSELNENNEPHKGFSDLLDSDLPIYTFKYSERRLPEEISRAHRYRRWLSAALFKMDFHKTETGLFSSDDEDDFFKAFCNYVFEKVRESDLCFRMGNREVLVLMPETPQNGAKELAIRLTHFPKDVSEEYDIAETAQVYSSITFYNGNQETTAEKILQALYSNLA
- a CDS encoding Mrp/NBP35 family ATP-binding protein, with the protein product MSDNVCGEQSCGKSSCEGCSGCAKKKKNVGHVIAVGSGKGGVGKSSVSCLLAVALAKKGFSVGILDADITGPSVPKLMGISDAPYGTPEGIVPPASSIFNIRVMSVNLLLDDPTKPVVWRGPIIGNVIKQFWEDVAWDGTDFVIVDLPPGTADAPLTVMQTIDLNGFLVVTSPQELSVMVVEKALNMTQMMEIPLLGVIENMSYVKCPDCGKRMEVFGPSHVQEIEEEFSIPALGRFPIDPELARLADHGDIEKYKNEELFNSLAEGVLSRLGVSVEV
- a CDS encoding ArsB/NhaD family transporter; translation: MQIQAWITLGIFITILAIIGTGKLSRSVAALLGAAFLMVTQLLPADVAVRFIDFNTIGLLMGMMIVVGVLSKTGIFQYIAIKSLKMTKGNWLVTVFAITLTTAVLSGVLDNVTTVLLISPIILSLADIMKFNPVPLLISEAIASNIGGTATLIGDPPNIIIGSHAHFSFMDFIVNLTPITFVVLFVTVGIIALIYKRDFKIQPEEYEKILKVDENAAVKNILTLKKALIITGFILIGFLSHGFLHVEAAVIALMGASLLLAIIPDNGDEIIHKDIEWPTLIFFAGLFIIVGALKETGVISALSNILGRHLHGHPMAALLTVLWFSGLTCAFVNNIGFTATFVYVIDELAGQVGMPSEPLFWALALGACLGGNGSFLGAAANVVVADVANRFGYPITFKAFMKTGMLSVFIAMILCSIYLVIRYRAFL